In one window of Dromaius novaehollandiae isolate bDroNov1 chromosome W, bDroNov1.hap1, whole genome shotgun sequence DNA:
- the LOC135324159 gene encoding uncharacterized protein LOC135324159 — MAFLTYVGKIFLVLICLYVLWQTYHQNQDYTQGKNKRTLSIQATHGLEDNLILALVKGFATSLNESSITACLPMPKSVEDPLPMGILPTDIAGSLLRLWNTRGILEIVNPYSPDRRRVPVKFDQPFNFSTINRTNCTYYERGLNVTFTCNMIPWGTTDLQPWGRATNVLQYNQPINTTWCIQWNRGQDCPKREKPKSNCAWFGLDYRGFTPFEPGLSFAPVSNKSALWSCQNVINCSNWKQYGWVEYYWPVYITLKMGCLCRNHSIAYKSVSENFAPPNDCHVASGDAPAGLIWACSDGNMYTSLWAGLPDLQCTLGLPTLCPVWKRTPIRPHWISRMKRAKITLDGDVEGWQDPGVATRIAWGMEGFWGFGSATTRTRIWLSKLAYQVGKLANATEASIQLLNQQLQATSKMALQNRMALDLMMVHQNGLCGYLNLSSTDCCIYIPNVTLDLNDQLERIRQVAKDTRELQESMNSNWLSKIFSWFGLSVTGWIQSLIQYVIMFIAVVIIVSIAISCVKSTIIKTVNIRMVQLTNYAPLPKEEDEEGLIDVPKAEIAI; from the coding sequence atggcattcttgaCCTATGTTGGAAAGATATTTCTTGTCTTAatatgcttatatgtgctatggcaaacctaccaccagaatcaGGATTACACCCAAGGTAAAAATAAGCGAACTTTATCAATCCAAGCCACCCATGGTTTGGAGGATAACTTAATCCTAGCCTTGGTAAAGGGGTTTGCAACTTCCCTAAATGAATCTAGTATTACTGCCTGCTTGCCTATGCCTAAATCTGTAGAAGACCCCCTTCCCATGGGTATTCTTCCCACAGACATAGCAGGCAGTCTGCTGAGACTGTGGAATACCCGGGGTATCCTTGAAATAGTGAATCCTTATTCCCCAGATAGAAGGCGAGTTCCCGTGAAATTTGATCAACCGTTTAATTTTTCCACCATCAATCGCACAAACTGTACATATTACGAAAGAGGTTTAAACGTAACTTTCACCTGCAATATGATCCCGTGGGGAACTACAGATTTACAACCTTGGGGGCGAGCAACTAATGTCCTACAGTATAATCAACCAATAAATACAACCTGGTGCATTCAATGGAACAGAGGGCAAGATTGTCCCAAGAGGGAAAAGCCCAAGAGTAATTGTGCCTGGTTTGGATTAGACTATCGGGGTTTCACGCCATTCGAACCAGGACTCTCTTTTGCCCCAGTATCAAACAAGTCAGCGTTGTGGTCTTGCCAAAATGTAATAAATTGCTCTAACTGGAAACAATATGGTTGGGTTGAATACTATTGGCCAGTTTATATCACCTTAAAAATGGGCTGTTTGTGCCGAAATCACAGCATAGCATACAAATCAGTGAGTGAAAATTTTGCACCTCCTAATGACTGTCATGTTGCCTCTGGTGACGCTCCGGCTGGTTTGATCTGGGCCTGCAGTGATGGTAATATGTATACTTCTTTATGGGCTGGGCTACCTGACCTCCAATGTACCTTGGGACTCCCAACATTATGTCCTGTGTGGAAACGGACTCCTATCCGACCCCACTGGATATCCCGCATGAAACGGGCAAAAATAACACTGGACGGAGATGTAGAAGGGTGGCAAGACCCAGGGGTAGCCACCCGCATAGCCTGGGGAATGGAAGGATTCTGGGGCTTTGGGTCTGCTACCACGCGAACGCGAATATGGTTAAGTAAGTTAGCTTATCAAGTAGGAAAACTAGCTAATGCTACTGAAGCTAGTATACAGTTGCTTAATCAGCAACTGCAAGCCACATCAAAAATGGCTCTTCAAAACCGCATGGCACTAGACTTGATGATGGTACATCAAAATGGGCTTTGTGGTTACTTAAACCTCTCCAGTACTGATTGCTGTATCTATATCCCTAATGTTACACTGGACCTTAATGACCAACTAGAAAGGATACGACAAGTGGCAAAAGACACCCGTGAGCTCCAAGAATCAATGAATTCTAattggctttcaaaaatatttagttggTTTGGACTCAGTGTCACTGGTTGGATTCAAAGTTTGATACAATATGTGATAATGTTTATTGCAGTTGTGATTATCGTAAGCATAGCAATATCCTGTGTAAAATCAACTATAATAAAAACTGTTAACATACGAATGGTCCAACTGACTAATTATGCTCCCCTACcaaaggaggaggacgaggagggccTAATCGATGTCCCTAAGGCTGAAATAGCAATTTAA